Genomic DNA from Thermomicrobiales bacterium:
ACCGGCCGCCGGGGTGCCCATTTCGGCCGCGATGTCCGCATGCCTTCGACCGTTGTGAGGCAGAGAACCCGCTGTTGCAGGAAGTGCGGCCGAACCGATTGGTCGCGTGCCATCTCTACACCGGAGATCCCCGATGACCGCGCTCCTGGAGATTCGCCACGCCAGCAAGATCTTCGGCGGAAAGACCATCACCGGCAAGCAGAAGCAGGGCACCGTCGCGCTCAACGACTTCACCATGACCGTCCACGAATCCCCGCCCACCATCACCGCGGTCGTGGGGGAATCGGGTTCCGGCAAGACCACATTGGTGCGCCTGCTGCTCGGCCTCACCTCACCCACCAGCGGCGAGGTGCTCTACCGCGGAACCGACATTCGCCAGCTTTCCAAAGATGCCCGGCTCCAGTTCCTGCGCGATGTGCAGACCATCATGCAGGACCCCTACGAGGTCTATAACCCCTTCTACAAGGTCGATCACGTGCTCAAAGTGCCGATCGACAAGTTCAAGCTCGCCAAGAACCCGGCCCAGGCGCAAATCCTCATGGAAGAAGCGCTCAGCGCGGTCGGCTTGCGGCCGGACGACACCCTCGGCCGGCATCCGCATCAACTCTCCGGCGGTCAGCGGCAACGCATCATGGTGGCCCGCGCGCTGCTCATCCGTCCACGGCTCATCATCGCCGACGAGCCAGTTTCCATGGTCGATGCGTCCCTGCGCGCCACCATTCTGGAGAGCCTGCGCAAACTGCACGACGACTTCGGCATCAGCATGCTCTACATCACCCACGATCTCACCACGGCCTACCAGATCAGCACGAACATCCTCGTCCTCTATCGTGGCGACGTGGCCGAAGTGGGCGATGTCGATTTGGTCGTACGCAAACCGCTGCACCCGTATACCCAGTTGTTGATCGAATCGATCCCGGTGATCGATCTTTCCCAGACCTGGAAGAAAGAAAAGCTGGAGGATGAGACGCAGTCGGTCGCCGCAGTGCCGTCGCAGGGCTGCAAGTTCGCCAATCGCTGCCCGCATGTGATGGATATCTGCCGCCAGCAGGCGCCACCGCTTTTCCGCACCGACGAGGGCCGCGCGGTCTCCTGCTTCCTCTATAAGGAGAATCCCACTCTCGGCGAACGCGGTCTGGATGAGGTGCTGGAAGTCGCCCAGGGGGCGATGGCGTCTGCGGCCGATTAGATTGGCTGCATGCAAGAACTGCAACTTCGTCAGTGATGCCCTCAAGTACAACTTTCGGAGAATTCCATTTCGAGATCGATGAACGGATCATTGGGTGCCAAACGGTCATGCAGGTTGCTGTGTGACCGAGTTGGTTAGTTCGTCGATCGAAGGAGGATCGAATTCCATGCGAATCTCGAGAGTTGGGCGCGGCGCTGCGGGAGCACTGCTTGCGCTCATGCTGGCGATGGGCATCGTAGGCAGCGGAGTCGTTGCGCAGGATTCCACACCGGAGGCGTCAGCCGACTTCCCGGTGACAATCACGTTCGTGAATGCCATGACATCGCTCGATGCAGTGGATGTCTACATCAACGGCGATGACAAAGATCAGCGCGTAGTCGAAGGCCTTGCGTATGGTGACACCTCCGCGGAGTTCACCGGAACCGCCCCGGCGACTGCAATTCTCGTCAAGCAGAATGTTTCCTGGGGGATCGACCGCTGGCTCTACAACACGCTTGTGCCGACTGAGGCGGGCAAGAGCTATGTGATCGTGATTTCAGACTTTGTGATCATCCCGGTGGTGCTCGACACCAGCCATACTGTGGGAGCGACCGCGCGCACGATTGGCGTGAATGCCTCCTCCCAGTCTCCGGCGTTGGATGTCTACGCAACGCCGTCGGGCCAGCAGTTCTCGATTGGCAACCTCGTGCCGTTGATTACCAATCTACAGTACGGCTTTAGCACCGGCGGCGGAACTGCCGATCCGGGCTCGTACGATCTTCGCGCTACGGCGACCGGGACCGATACGGTTGCGCTGCAGCAGGACGGCGTGACTATCGAGGCGAACACCTCATACGTCTTCGTTGTAATCGGCAAACCAGGCAGCACCGAACAGCCGTTGACACTCGTGACCGTCTCCAAGCCGCTCTCGGCCTAATCTGAAGCGATCGCGTGTGGAGACCGTGGCGTATGTCACGGTCTCCTTTTCTTGTTGTCGAGGAATGGCTCACCGACGTGCTGTACGCATCCAGGAATGAACGCGATCAGCCGCTCCGGCCGATCTGGCAACTCCAAACGGTCCAGCCGGTATCGAGATCAGAACCGCAGACGGTGTCTCCCACCGGGCAACAAGCGCCTGTGGTGGTGCATTGTCCGTCGCAGCACCCGTCGCTGCAGAGCTGGCCGGCGCATCCCGGAGTCTCGGTGGGCGGAACCATCGGTTCTGTTGGCGCGGGTGGCAGTGTGGGCGCCGGGGTGGCCGTGGCCGGAGTGGTCGACCCGCGCCGCGCGGCCTCGACATCTCGCCGCGCGATCCCGCCCACGGCCGTCAGGCCACCGATCCCCAGAAGTCCCTTGAGCACCGCACGCCGATTCTGCGCGGCTGCAAGCCCTCGGGTCCACGCGTCGAATCTCTGTTTGTCCATCGATGAACGTGCCTTGCGCCAGCCGGCGACGAAAATCCACCGCACCCCATTGTTGCCATCAAAGCTAGCTGACGTTGGCTCGACGGAACACCCTGCGAAAGAAGGGATTGCATACGGTCCGCTTGTTTCGATCTGCTATACAAGAGAGGACGCATCTCATCATGCGGAGCGCTCCTCGTCTTGTCGAAATTGTCGACAGGAGGCCCCGATGCCGCAGCCACAGTTCTTTGCCGGCTATCCGGCGCCCTTTCTCCTCGATGCACCTCCACCCGCCAGGGGAAAACGGAAGCAGCAGCTCCTCTGGGGCGATCATGTCACGTTGCTCGGTGAGGAATCGGGCGACTGGGTGAAGATTCGCGGCCGCAACTCGATCGGCTGGATCCAGCGGAGCCAACTGCAGCAAGAGCGCCTGCTCGAGATCAACTGGGTCGATGTCGGGCAAGGCGACGGCATCTTCATCGTGACGCCCGGCGACGAGCGCATCCTGATCGATGCCGGTCAGGGCGACAACATGCACCGATTCCTGCGCTGGCGGTTCAATCTGCGTAACCACCCGGATTGGACAATCGGCATCGAATCGGCGGTGATCTCACATCCGGATGGGGATCACTACGGCGGATTCGCCGATCTCTTCGCCTCTCCCAATTTCCGTTTCGGCTCCGTCTATCACAACGGCATCGTCGAACGCTCCAAGAAAGGAATCGGCCCGATCGAGGACGGCTTCCTCACCGATGTCATCGACGATGAGCGCGACTTGCGCGCGCGGCTGGCCGATGCCGCCTTCGTCGGAAAATCGGAGTATCCCAAGGTGCTCAAGACCGCGGCCGAAAGTGGCCGCGTTGGCCGGTTCGAGACGATCGATGCGTCGGACGCATTTCTGACGGGGTATGAATCGGACAAGGAACTCACGATCGAGGTCCTCGCGCCGGTTCGCGAAGGAAACCGGTTGAAGTACTTTGGATCGAAAGGGGAAACCAAGAACGGTCATTCGATCGTCTTGCGCATGCGCTACCGCGATGTGCGCATCTTGCTCGGTGGCGACCTCAACAGCCGCGCCGAGAACTACCTGCTGAAGCACTACACGGGAATCGATCCGAAGACCGCCAATGAGCAGGAGCGACAAACCATCCGCGAACAGGCCCATGCCGTTTTCGGCGCGGACATCGCCAAGTCATGCCATCATGGCAGCTCCGATTTCACCGACCTGTTCATCCAGGTGATCGATGCCGTCGCGACGGTGATCTCGAGCGGCGACAACGAACCGCATGCGCACCCGCGTCCCGATGCCCTGGGGGCGATCGGGAAGCATGGGCGCGGGGGCCGTCCATTGATCTTCAGCACCGAACTCGCCCGCTCGACGAAACAGGACAGCGCACGACTGACCAGTATGCAAAGCGAGATCGTGGTCAAGTCGCTCCTGGCGGCAAGTGCCGAATCGACAACCACACGAGAGCAGTTGATCGGGGACATCGAGCGGCTGCAAGACCGGACTGTCGCAGTCTTCGGCATGATCAACCTGCGCACCGATGGGGACAGGGTGCTGCTGGCTTACAAGCTGGAACAACCGGGCAGCGGCGGCCGTGAATTCGACGTCCATCTCCTCGAAAAAGGCGATGATGGGGTGCTGCAGTATGTCGGCGGACCTTCGGGCCGCGATTGATCTCCTGGTGGCGCGGCGCAGCCAATTCCGATTGTTCCCCAATCCGCTCATGCGCGATGGCTACCTGGGTGATATGACGCGAGGAACCTGAGGCAGCTGAGGAACGACTGCGCCGTGGAAGACGACAGCTCGCCCGGTGGATCCAGGCGAGCTGCTGATGCGATTCATCAAATGCGAACGCGGTTCAGTCGAGGTTAACTCGGTTGCGTCACCGAGCCATCCGGGAGAACCCAGACCGGCCGGCTCTGATCGCTGCAAGAGATGTCTGGCAGTGCGTCCGGATCATCGAAGAAGCTTTCGGCGATGACCGAGGCGCAGGCGTTCTGCCCAACGATGACTCCGTGGTTGGTGGCGGCAAATGTCACAAAGGTCGCGTTGCGAAGATCCACGAAGGCGTCCTTGTTCCATGTGGGAGGCGTCTGGAAGTCATAGGTTCCCGAGAAGATAAGGGTCGGAATGTCGCTCGCCACCGGCGTGTCTTCGACTGGATCTGCGACACCTGAGGTCCACAGTTCGCAGGTGGCAAATTGCTGGGCGATCGTGGCCACCTCCGAGTACGCAATCTGGGGAATCTCGAGGTCGTTTGCGGTTTGGACGGTGACTGCGAAGTCCTCGAACGGAATTTCTTCGTAGCATTCGACCGAATTGAAGACTTCGTTCGAAAGACCGACGGTCAGCTGGTCGACCAGACTGTTCAGCGACGCGGCATAGTCGAACACCGCCGCGATGCCATCGTCGTCCAGTTTGTCGACGATTCCGGTGAGCTGGTCGCGGGTATACGCCTCGTCATCCCCGGGGAACGCCTTCGCGATGAACTGCTCGAGCGCTTCCACGGTTTGGGGTCCGTTGTCGAGCATCGCGAGCTGGAAGAGCGCATCGGAGCGATTCGAAATCGGCGCGGTGGCCAGCGCTTCGCCGAGCGCCGCGATGAAGTTGTCGGCCTCTTGCGCGCCGGCCGACTCGGTCGACTCGTCGGCAGCGTCGGAGGAATCATCGGCCGTCTCGTCAGTTGCGTCATCGGCGGCCGGGGTGGCGCTGCCGTCCGCGTCATCTGAGAAGAGTTTGCCAGACGCCATCGCCTCGATCGCGGTGGTGTCTCCCTGTTCGAGCTGGTCGATCATGACCGGGATCACCATCCCGAGCTCGGCATTCTTGGAGACCAACTTCACGATCTCGACCACATCCTCTTCACCGATCGGATCGCCCGTGGAGGAGATGACAGGAGTGGTGCGCAGCGCTTCCAGCAGCATCTTGAAGCGCTCTTTCAGATTGGGATAGGCCGCGTTGCAGGAGTCGTCTCGTTCACAGGCGGCAAAGACCTGGAGCACAACCTCATGGATCTCTGCCGGATATTGCTCGAATCCATTGATTTCCGGCGGGAACGTGGAATCGAGCACCACCGATCGGATACCGGCGTCTGGATGATCGCGCATGATGGTGAGCGCCAGGCGTGTGCCATAGGAAATGCCATAGAGGTTGAACTCATCGACTCCCAGCGCCTGCAACAGGGCAATCGTATCGTTCGCGCTTGCCTCGCTGTTGTATTGGCTGAGATCGACCCCGGTCGCATTCAGGTCATCCAGGCAGCGCTGCACACCATCAGAAACAGCGGCTCGGGCTTGCTCCATGAGGGTTTCAGCATCGGGCAGCGGACCGAATGTCGAATCGTCGCTGTCGTCCTCGGCCGCAGGCGTTCCGAGTTGCTGGGTGACGTACTCATCGAAGTCGAAGGTGCTGCACTGGAGCGGGGACGAGAAGTGGGTTCCGCGCTGGTCGAACAGAATGATGTGCCGGTTGCGACGCAACTCCTCGAAGATCTGAGCGTAGCCACTGATACCGGAGAGCGTGCTCTCTCCCGGGCCTCCCGAGAGATAGACCACTGGGTCGGGCTGCGGATTTTCACTGGTGCTGGCGAGAATAACGTAGGAGATCTCGATCTGGCGCCCATCGGGGATCGACCAGTTTTCCGGCACCGCGACCGTGCCGCAGACCACATTGCCGACCACATCGGTTACCAGGTCCTCACCCAAGCGGTTCAGGAATGAGCAGTCGTTCGGCTCAGCCTGGATGGAACTGAAATCGGGGCTCGAATCCGGGGTAGCTTCTTGCGCTGCCGTAAGCGGGACGCTCGACAGCACGATCACCATGACAAGGGCGAAAACGATTCGTTTCAACTCAATCTCCTCAGACTGATTTCGATTACACGCTATACTGAGACGTTTCGTCCCATTATATTCCAATACTGCGATTTGATGTCTCGGTAATGACCAGTTTTGCGATATCGTGTCGCACGGTGTTGCACCTGATGACGGCAATTGCCGAGGCCTATGTGGCGGGACCCATTGGTGCCAGAGTGGTGTCGTTTCCGCTGGGTGCAACACCAGTTTCGCTCTGCACGGTATTGGGACCAGTGCAGTCAATTGGAGGGGAGACCATGAACGATTCGAAATTCGACAGTCTGGCCAGATTCCTGGGCAGCCGCCCATCGCGCCGGCAAGTGCTGAAGGGGCTTGTGGCCGGAAGCGCGCTGACCGCGGCCACGGTCACGTTGCCGTTTGGCGAGGCTGCGGCACAATGCCTGGAAGACGGAGAGGCGTGTTCGGCGGGCAATCAGTGCTGCTCTGGCAACTGCGATGCCTCGACCGGCTATTGCTTTTCCCCAAATGACACGTGCCTGAATGTCGGTGAGCCCTGTTTCGAGGATGCTGACTGCTGCTCCACATACTGCAATCCGGACAGCGGAATGTGCGGAGTGCCGATGACGTGCCTGAACGACGGCGAACCGTGCTTCGAAAACGCTGACTGCTGCTCTGAAATCTGCGACGCAACGTCAGAACCTGCGTCGCGTCGGGGAATGCCGCGCAGATGGCGAGGCATGAGGCTGGCCGGGATTGCTGCTCTGGCAACTGCGATGCGACCACAGGCTATTGCGGCGTGGCGGCTCAGCCGGCGGGCACCGGGGGAACGACCAGCCTCCCGGCGTCCGGATCGGGATCGAGCCTGAGCCAGGACTCGTCGTTGGTCGTACCGCTGGCAGCGGTCGGAGCGGCGGCCGCGGTGCTCGGCGCGCGCCGAATGCGCGGCGCGGCTCAGGACGAGACCCAGGCCTGAGCGATTCGATCCATTGCACATGAAAAGGAGGGGGCAATTCCGCTCCCTCCTTTTTGCTTGCCGTGGATCAGGCCGGTGACTTGACGAAAATGGAATCGATGATCGTGTCGATGAACGCTGCGGTGATCTCTTCGCCCTGAAGCATGCTTCGGTAATAGAGTGGGCCGAGCAAGATCGATATCAGCGTTTTGGGGTCCTCGACGATAAGGGAAGCACGTATCTCTGGAGACGCCTGCTGATCGCGGCCGCCAGGTTGCGCTCTTTTTGGCCAATGAGCCCGTCCAGGGCAGCGCGCATCCGTTCATCGTGTTGCGCTCGTTCCGCCAATGCGAGGGTCAGAGGGTGCGTCGCATCGCTCGAATAGAACGAAACCGTCCAGGCGAGGTTACGGCGCAATCGCTCCCGGAAATCGCCTGACTCGTCTTCGTCCAGAAATGGGAAGGGTAGACGCTCGAATACGGCGAGTATCAGGACGTCGATCGATGGCCAGCGGCGGTAGACCGTAGCTCGCCCAACCTGGGCCACCTCGGCCACGCGCTGATGCGTAACCGCGTCCATCCCTTCAGATACCATGATTTCTCGCGCGGCGGCCAGGATTGCCTGGTCGGTTCGCTGCGCGCGCTGGTTGCCTTTCTTGTTCGCCACGATGTCTCGATCCTCAGTCGGTAAATGGAGCGGCGACGAAGCACGTTCGGAATGACGGGTCCAGCCGCTGTCATCAACTGTACGTTGCCAGTATGCGGCCAGTGGACCATGCAAACGACCCCAGCGAGAACGGTCGTGTTCCGCTGCGACCCTGAGCATCAATCCGTGCATCGTCATTCTTGTGGAGTCGCGATATCGTTTCACCTTCCAGGGTATCCCTCTTGGGCCCCGAACGAACAGTTCGTGCTCAGCCGGCGATGGTGTTGCTGCCAGTGAACTCGCGGACCAGGGGCGCGATGACGGTGCCGAAGAGCGCGACCGTCTGAGGGTCGTCCGCGGCGAGGATGAAGGTCGAAATCCCGTAGTCGCGGTTTAGCTCCACGATCTGCCGCGCCCAGCTTTCAGCCGGCCCCTGGAAGAGTCCGCGTTCCTGTTGCAGAAAACGCCCATTGATATTGAGCATGCGGCGAATATCGGACGGATGCCGGCCCGCGGCGATGGCGGCGCCATCGATTTCGGCGTTCATCGCGGCCAGGCTGGCGGGACCGTCGGGCAGATAGCCAAGGCTCGGCAACCACCCATTGGCCAGGCGTCCCGTGAGCCGCAGGATGCGCGGCTTGTACGCTCCCACCCAGATACCGATCTCGTGCGCCGGTTTCGGCCCTCGTTGCGCTGCGTTCACTGGATAGTGCGCGCCATCGGTCGATACCGAGGTCGGCTCGTCCGCGTTCCAGATCTCGCGCATGAGCGCGATCCCTTCCTCCAGCGCCTCGATCGATTGCCCGGCCGTGAGCTTCTTGCCGCCCATGGCGCCGATCCCGTCCCAAAACGCGCCCGCGCCGATTCCCAATTCGATCCGGCCGCCGCTCAACCGGTCGAGACTCGCGGCCGCCCGCGCGAGTTGCACGGGATCGCGCAGCGGCAGATTCAGCACATTCCCGGCCAGACGGATCGAACTCGTCACCGACGCCGCATAGCTGATCAGCGTCCAGGTATCGAGAAATTGCGGGTTGTACGGATGATCCTGAAAGGTGATCAGGTCGAGTCCGGCCGCTTCCGCCACCTGAGCGAGCTCCACGGCGTGCGTGGCCGGTTCCGCCACCGGCGTGGCGAACACCCCAAACTGCAATTCGTGTCCGTAGTTGGTCATATCAGGTTCCTCGAAACGGGGGGCAGGGAAGGCAACAGGCAAGGAAGGCAAGGAAGGCAAAAGGCAACGGGCAATAGGCAATAGTGAGTCGGTGACGCCGAGTCCGAGTCGACACTCTCGCCTCTCATTGCCTCCTGCCTCTCACCCATTGCCTCTTGCCCGTTGCCTTTGCCTCTCACCATTGCCTATTGCCTGTTGCCCGTTGCCCGTTGCCTTTTGCCTCACCATTCCTATGTGCGTTGCCTGTTGCCCGTTGCCTCTCACCAACATTGAAGTTATCGCGAAACAAGTTGCTCGGGTCATAGGTGGCTTTCAATGCCGCAGTTTGCTGAGGGCTGGTTCGGGGAAGGCTTCCAGGAGCCGCTCTGGGCTGGTGTCGGTTTCGAAACTGAGATAGAGCCCATCGAAATGCGGATTCAGTTCGTCCCAGTAGGCGTTCAACCGCGACCTGCTCGGACCGAACGCGACCACCGAGAAGTTGGCCGAGCGGTTCGGAAAGGCGGTCGCGTCGGGCGGCACATCGGCCACCGCCCCGCCCATCGAGCGAATCTGGAAGAAGTAGCTTCCGCCCCCTTCGATCAGCCGCTTCGCGCCCTCGGCAAATTCGGGTGTGATGTGGTTCAGCAAGCCGGAGCGCACCGCTGGGTCGCCCTGGCCATCGTGATAGTGATCGCTGGCGTTGGCCATCACATCGGCATAGCTGGTGACCGCGATCCGTTGTTGCAACACCCGCGCCACATCGGCCAGCGGTTGCAACCGGCCGACGATGGTGTCCGGATCGGGCGAATCGATCACCGCCAGCACATGCGCATACATCTGCCGGGCGTTGCGTTGCTGCCCCATGATCATGAAACTGGTCGTGTCGCGCGGGGCGTTCTCGATCCAGTTGCCCCAGTGCTGCAGAAAAGCCGGGATATCGCTGGCGTCGAACACCAGTTGCGCCCAGCCGATCTCTCCGATCGGATCGACCTCGAATTCGAAACTGGTCACGATACCCATGTTCGCCCCGGCTCCCCGGATCGCCCAGAAGAGCTCGGGATGCTCGGTTTCGCTCGCGGCGAGAATCGAGCCATCGGCCAGCACGATCTGCGCCTTGCGCATGTGATCGATCGTCAGGCCGTGCTCGCGCACCAACCAGCCGACTCCGCCCGCGGTGGCCAGTCCTCCGACACCCACTCCGCCGTAATCGCCCGAGCTGAGCGCCCAGCCATACGGCTCGATGGCAGCGGCCACGTCCATCCAGCGCGCTCCCGGCTCCACCCGAATACGCCGGGTGGCTTCGTCCAGAATCTCGACCCGGTTCATGCGCCGCAAGTCGATGATCAGGCCGCCGTCGTTGGTCGAACGCCCGCTGATGCCGTGTCCACGGCTGCGCACGGAAAGGGGGAGCTCCCGGTGCTCCCGCGCGAACCCGATCGCCTCGGCCACCTCGGTTGGAGATCCCGGCTGCAAGATCAATCCTGGCGATCCGCCGCGCATGTAGTTCGAGCGTAGCCGGGCATATCCGGCATCCCCCGGTTCGACCGCATTCGCCTGCAACGTCGCCGGAATCGCCTCATAGGCGATCCCCGCGCGCCGCTTGGCTCGCAGACGCGCCGGTTTCAGCGGGATCACCGGAGGCAACCCGGCCCGCGCGTCGGCCACTGCGGCGCGCAACGCCGGGATCGTCTCGGCCGCGAACTGCTCGATGACCGCCGGGTCGTTCGCATCGAGCAGGAAGATACCCGCGCCCTGTTCCAGCACCAGCGGCAGCAGCGTCTCATCACCCGTGACTATCACGATGCGGCTGATCTCGCTCGGATCGCGTCCGGCCTCGACCGCGCTGGCATCGAGCACCGCGTTCGCCAGGGGAAGCTCGTCCGGTCTGCCGATCCAGCCGTCGGCGGTTTGCCCTGCCAGTTGCAGCAGCGGCAACGCGCTTCCCGACAGCCAAATTGGGATCGTATGCTGCGGCAACGGACCGCGTTGCGCGCCCATGATGGGGAAATGCCGCCCATCCAGCGCCACGGTGCCCGGCTCGGCGACGTCCAGAATGGCGCGCACGAGATCGACTGCTTCGCCCAGCGCCACGACATCGTTGAGCGACTCCGCGGGACCAAACGCCAGCTCAGCCCGGCCGTTGCTCAGCAAATCGAGACTCGCAATCTGCCGGCCGATCACGGTCGGCAGCCGCCGGTGCAGCCGCTCGACCATGGCTCCGAGCCAGATCCGCTCGGTTTGCCCGGCGATCCAGGTGAGCGCCGTCCAGGCGTCCAACCGATCGCCCGCGGCGGGATCGTCGCGCAGCATCACCAGATCGAAACCGAGCGCTTCGCTCAGCCGCGCCAATTCGACCGCGCGTTCTGGCGGGTCGGCCACGGGATCGAGCAATGTTCCAAAGAAGAGGGTGTGTCCGTAATAGGGCATTGAACGCAAGCTTTCCGATTCGTGCAGACAACGCAATGGTTGCCTCGCCAATCATCCTGGTTGGTCGCGGCAAAGGCAACTTCGCCATCGTTTGGCAGTCGCAATGAAGGATCTCGCGTCAGCACCTGGCGAGTACCATGCGCGCGAATGGAAGGAGATCTGAGGTGCAGTTCAGAGCAGGGTCGAGCGACGATACCGACGCGGTGGTGGCGCTCTTCGATGCCAACGTCGTCTGGCTGGTGGAGCGGGGCCGCTCGGAGCAATGGGGGAGCGATCCATTCTCCGAGCAACCCGGGCATGTCGCGTTCGTACGGGAGCTGCTCGGGAGCGGGGTCGTGACGATTGCGGAGATCGATGGCGAAGTGGTCGGCGCAAGCGTGGTGACCGATCATCCCATGCCCTATGTGCCGGTCATCGACGAACCGGAGCGCTATCTGAAGCTGCTGATCGCGTCCCCGGCGCACCGGGGAGAGAAAATCGGACACCGGCTGATCGAGCGGGCGCGGGACCTCACCTGTTCCGATGGGGTGGAGGTGCTGCGCGTCGATTGCTGGTCCGGGGGAGACCGGCGGTTGGTGCAGTACTACGTGAGCGAGGGGTT
This window encodes:
- a CDS encoding ABC transporter ATP-binding protein — its product is MTALLEIRHASKIFGGKTITGKQKQGTVALNDFTMTVHESPPTITAVVGESGSGKTTLVRLLLGLTSPTSGEVLYRGTDIRQLSKDARLQFLRDVQTIMQDPYEVYNPFYKVDHVLKVPIDKFKLAKNPAQAQILMEEALSAVGLRPDDTLGRHPHQLSGGQRQRIMVARALLIRPRLIIADEPVSMVDASLRATILESLRKLHDDFGISMLYITHDLTTAYQISTNILVLYRGDVAEVGDVDLVVRKPLHPYTQLLIESIPVIDLSQTWKKEKLEDETQSVAAVPSQGCKFANRCPHVMDICRQQAPPLFRTDEGRAVSCFLYKENPTLGERGLDEVLEVAQGAMASAAD
- a CDS encoding alpha/beta hydrolase, whose protein sequence is MKRIVFALVMVIVLSSVPLTAAQEATPDSSPDFSSIQAEPNDCSFLNRLGEDLVTDVVGNVVCGTVAVPENWSIPDGRQIEISYVILASTSENPQPDPVVYLSGGPGESTLSGISGYAQIFEELRRNRHIILFDQRGTHFSSPLQCSTFDFDEYVTQQLGTPAAEDDSDDSTFGPLPDAETLMEQARAAVSDGVQRCLDDLNATGVDLSQYNSEASANDTIALLQALGVDEFNLYGISYGTRLALTIMRDHPDAGIRSVVLDSTFPPEINGFEQYPAEIHEVVLQVFAACERDDSCNAAYPNLKERFKMLLEALRTTPVISSTGDPIGEEDVVEIVKLVSKNAELGMVIPVMIDQLEQGDTTAIEAMASGKLFSDDADGSATPAADDATDETADDSSDAADESTESAGAQEADNFIAALGEALATAPISNRSDALFQLAMLDNGPQTVEALEQFIAKAFPGDDEAYTRDQLTGIVDKLDDDGIAAVFDYAASLNSLVDQLTVGLSNEVFNSVECYEEIPFEDFAVTVQTANDLEIPQIAYSEVATIAQQFATCELWTSGVADPVEDTPVASDIPTLIFSGTYDFQTPPTWNKDAFVDLRNATFVTFAATNHGVIVGQNACASVIAESFFDDPDALPDISCSDQSRPVWVLPDGSVTQPS
- a CDS encoding helix-turn-helix domain-containing protein; this encodes MANKKGNQRAQRTDQAILAAAREIMVSEGMDAVTHQRVAEVAQVGRATVYRRWPSIDVLILAVFERLPFPFLDEDESGDFRERLRRNLAWTVSFYSSDATHPLTLALAERAQHDERMRAALDGLIGQKERNLAAAISRRLQRYVLPLSSRTPKR
- a CDS encoding LLM class flavin-dependent oxidoreductase; the protein is MTNYGHELQFGVFATPVAEPATHAVELAQVAEAAGLDLITFQDHPYNPQFLDTWTLISYAASVTSSIRLAGNVLNLPLRDPVQLARAAASLDRLSGGRIELGIGAGAFWDGIGAMGGKKLTAGQSIEALEEGIALMREIWNADEPTSVSTDGAHYPVNAAQRGPKPAHEIGIWVGAYKPRILRLTGRLANGWLPSLGYLPDGPASLAAMNAEIDGAAIAAGRHPSDIRRMLNINGRFLQQERGLFQGPAESWARQIVELNRDYGISTFILAADDPQTVALFGTVIAPLVREFTGSNTIAG
- a CDS encoding LLM class flavin-dependent oxidoreductase is translated as MPYYGHTLFFGTLLDPVADPPERAVELARLSEALGFDLVMLRDDPAAGDRLDAWTALTWIAGQTERIWLGAMVERLHRRLPTVIGRQIASLDLLSNGRAELAFGPAESLNDVVALGEAVDLVRAILDVAEPGTVALDGRHFPIMGAQRGPLPQHTIPIWLSGSALPLLQLAGQTADGWIGRPDELPLANAVLDASAVEAGRDPSEISRIVIVTGDETLLPLVLEQGAGIFLLDANDPAVIEQFAAETIPALRAAVADARAGLPPVIPLKPARLRAKRRAGIAYEAIPATLQANAVEPGDAGYARLRSNYMRGGSPGLILQPGSPTEVAEAIGFAREHRELPLSVRSRGHGISGRSTNDGGLIIDLRRMNRVEILDEATRRIRVEPGARWMDVAAAIEPYGWALSSGDYGGVGVGGLATAGGVGWLVREHGLTIDHMRKAQIVLADGSILAASETEHPELFWAIRGAGANMGIVTSFEFEVDPIGEIGWAQLVFDASDIPAFLQHWGNWIENAPRDTTSFMIMGQQRNARQMYAHVLAVIDSPDPDTIVGRLQPLADVARVLQQRIAVTSYADVMANASDHYHDGQGDPAVRSGLLNHITPEFAEGAKRLIEGGGSYFFQIRSMGGAVADVPPDATAFPNRSANFSVVAFGPSRSRLNAYWDELNPHFDGLYLSFETDTSPERLLEAFPEPALSKLRH
- a CDS encoding GNAT family N-acetyltransferase, giving the protein MASTMRANGRRSEVQFRAGSSDDTDAVVALFDANVVWLVERGRSEQWGSDPFSEQPGHVAFVRELLGSGVVTIAEIDGEVVGASVVTDHPMPYVPVIDEPERYLKLLIASPAHRGEKIGHRLIERARDLTCSDGVEVLRVDCWSGGDRRLVQYYVSEGFTPTQEIEVRPGTSVQVFEWRCPQQR